Proteins from a genomic interval of Microbacterium phyllosphaerae:
- a CDS encoding FecCD family ABC transporter permease: protein MSGEVVTRTPSGHRGLRFTLVIIGLLAALLVTCIVSITSGQYSLSPTDLIGVLLRGISIDTAWAPTEATDYGVIYNLRLPRLVLGLLVGAALAVSGVLMQAIFGNPLADAGVVGVSSGAALGAAASITLGLASFGMWTTPAFAFLGGLVAVLAVYFISRSGGRTEVVTLLLTGIAINAIAGAGMAFLTFLGTTSTREQIVFWQLGSLNGALWSNVALVAPLVAIGIVVALVVSPQLDLFALGERTARHLGVNVELLRMVVIVTVAVLVCAAVAFAGIIGFAGLVVPHLMRMIIGPAHLPLMIASAFGGALLIAVADLVARTAVPLADLPIGMITSLVGGPFFLWLLVRTRRRSGGWA from the coding sequence GTGAGCGGCGAGGTCGTCACCCGCACGCCTTCGGGACACCGCGGGTTGCGCTTCACACTCGTCATCATCGGGCTGCTCGCCGCTCTCCTCGTCACCTGCATCGTGTCGATCACGAGCGGACAGTATTCGCTCTCCCCGACCGACCTCATCGGGGTGCTGCTGCGCGGCATCAGCATCGACACCGCCTGGGCCCCGACCGAGGCGACCGACTACGGCGTGATCTACAACCTGCGCCTGCCCCGCCTCGTACTCGGACTGCTCGTCGGCGCGGCCCTCGCCGTGTCGGGTGTGCTCATGCAGGCGATCTTCGGCAACCCGCTGGCGGATGCCGGTGTCGTGGGTGTCTCGTCGGGCGCGGCGCTCGGCGCCGCCGCGAGCATCACGCTCGGCCTCGCCTCATTCGGTATGTGGACCACCCCGGCATTCGCGTTCCTCGGAGGGCTCGTGGCCGTGCTCGCGGTCTACTTCATCAGTCGCTCGGGTGGCCGAACGGAGGTCGTCACCCTGCTCCTCACGGGCATCGCGATCAACGCGATCGCGGGCGCCGGCATGGCCTTCCTCACCTTTCTCGGCACGACGTCGACGCGCGAGCAGATCGTCTTCTGGCAGCTCGGCTCGCTCAACGGGGCGCTGTGGTCGAACGTCGCCCTGGTCGCTCCGCTCGTGGCGATCGGCATCGTCGTGGCGCTGGTCGTGTCGCCCCAGCTCGACCTCTTCGCCCTCGGCGAGCGCACCGCTCGTCATCTCGGCGTCAACGTAGAGCTGCTGCGCATGGTCGTGATCGTCACGGTCGCGGTGCTGGTCTGCGCCGCCGTCGCCTTCGCCGGCATCATCGGCTTCGCGGGTCTCGTCGTGCCGCACCTGATGCGCATGATCATCGGCCCCGCGCATCTGCCGCTCATGATCGCCTCGGCGTTCGGCGGCGCGCTGCTGATCGCGGTCGCCGACCTCGTCGCCCGCACGGCGGTTCCGCTGGCCGATCTACCCATCGGCATGATCACCTCGCTCGTCGGCGGACCGTTCTTCCTCTGGCTGCTCGTGCGCACGCGGCGTCGGTCGGGAGGATGGGCATGA
- a CDS encoding heme/hemin ABC transporter substrate-binding protein: protein MRRVSALLLAAALAVGLSACADPGASAAPQRTDAVDACPQASVPLADLDLVDDVRGATGGSTACLSSHAIEPVTDDTAPELPVTVTDSEGREVEITDVDRILPIDISGTIASTVFALGLGDQVVGRDSSTMFAGTEDLPVVTKSGHTLNAEAILELAPTVILTDTTIGPKEIRQQLRDAGIAIVVISSDRRLDTTDELVTEIATALGVPSRGAALIERLDADLDDALAEIAAVVPTDVADRARMLFLYVRGNANIYYIFGEDSGADSLIDAVGGVDVAAEIGWEGMKPMTAEALVAAKPDVLVMMTDGLESVDGIDGLIERIPAIAETPAGANRRVIDMADSEILSFGPRSADVIGAIARALYAPESATSESAK from the coding sequence ATGCGACGCGTTTCAGCCCTCCTTCTCGCTGCCGCTCTGGCCGTCGGACTCTCCGCGTGCGCAGACCCCGGGGCGTCCGCCGCACCACAGCGGACCGACGCCGTCGACGCCTGCCCCCAGGCATCCGTCCCCCTCGCCGATCTGGACCTCGTCGACGACGTACGCGGCGCGACCGGCGGATCCACGGCCTGCCTCTCGAGCCATGCGATCGAGCCCGTCACCGACGACACAGCGCCGGAGCTCCCCGTGACCGTCACCGACAGCGAGGGTCGCGAGGTGGAGATCACCGATGTCGACCGCATCCTGCCGATCGACATCTCGGGCACCATCGCCTCGACCGTCTTCGCGCTCGGCCTCGGCGACCAGGTCGTCGGGCGCGACTCGTCGACGATGTTCGCCGGCACCGAAGACCTGCCTGTGGTCACGAAGTCGGGCCACACACTGAACGCGGAAGCGATCCTCGAACTCGCCCCCACCGTCATCCTCACCGACACCACGATCGGCCCCAAGGAGATCCGTCAGCAGCTGCGCGATGCCGGCATCGCGATCGTCGTGATCTCGAGCGACCGACGCCTCGACACCACCGACGAGCTGGTCACCGAGATCGCCACGGCCCTCGGCGTGCCCTCGCGCGGTGCCGCCCTGATCGAGCGCCTGGACGCCGATCTCGACGACGCGCTGGCAGAGATCGCCGCGGTCGTGCCGACGGATGTCGCAGACCGGGCACGGATGCTGTTCCTCTACGTGCGAGGCAACGCGAACATCTACTACATCTTCGGCGAGGACTCGGGAGCCGACTCTCTGATCGACGCGGTCGGAGGGGTCGACGTCGCGGCCGAGATCGGCTGGGAGGGGATGAAGCCGATGACCGCCGAGGCGCTCGTCGCCGCGAAGCCCGACGTGCTCGTGATGATGACCGACGGGCTCGAGTCGGTCGACGGCATCGACGGCCTGATCGAGCGCATCCCCGCGATCGCCGAGACTCCGGCAGGCGCCAACCGTCGCGTGATCGACATGGCCGACAGTGAGATCCTCAGCTTCGGCCCCCGCTCGGCCGACGTGATCGGAGCGATCGCCCGCGCGCTCTACGCCCCCGAGTCCGCGACATCCGAGTCCGCGAAGTGA